Part of the Henckelia pumila isolate YLH828 chromosome 2, ASM3356847v2, whole genome shotgun sequence genome is shown below.
CTCTAAATCTTCCCAATCATTCTCATCTAGCTTGGAGAAGTATCGATCCACCATTTCCTTGCTCACGTCCTCTATCTTGGCAGGATTCCACTGCAAAATCAGATTgatagaaagaagaaaagaatgtCTCAGTAAACAGCTGAAAGTCCAtatcgattttttttaattgtcacGCTCACGGCGTTAATATATTTACGAGGATGGGGAAAACAACCACACACCTTGGGATTTCTGTCCTTGTCCAACAGTATAGCTCTGCAACCCTGAATTTGGAGAATATTCTCTTTTATGTCCAAAGGTAACATGCATATAGGATAAGATGGAGTTAGTTTGATGGTACCTCAACAAAGTCTTTACTAATTTCTCCCCGCAAGACATGGCAAACCATTCTGAATTCTCGGATAAGGCATTTACCCACGCCTTGGAGTCTCCCTTGTCTAATCTGCAGAGGATAAACAGGTAAAAACATCAGGCCTTCGAATCTCTATCCTCAAAATTTTCCATGGTCACATTCATCTTCTACTTTTGTGGATTTAAGTATTATTCATGAGTTGCCAGCATGCAATCAATAATATTGAAACCTTCGCAAATAATTCACAAGGACGAGTCTCAGGCATCGCCAGAAAAAATTAGAAGCAACAAAGGAGATTCAAAAGGAAAAATTCAAGTCCATGTAACTTCTAGCGGGTACAAAAAATCTCAGCTGAATCAACTTATGAAGAAAATTTACAACGATTTACAGTGGATTAATGAAGGTTATCACGAGCAGTTTCTGAAGCATGAAATAGTATTTCTGTAAGTCATTTATGATGGTTAGCTATGTAACCGATATCAGATCAGTCTGAAAAACATGGCGGACTCAGGATCAAGTCTGCATATAACAAACTTATTCTGAGAAACGCTTTGTGAACTATCCAAAATTtgctaatatatttttatttttctttatcgATGTGTCCTTAAAAGAGTCAGCAGGCAACTGCTCTTAGACTCAAGATCAAGGCTCAAAAGAAGTTCAAAAGTGTTAAATTTTGAACGTGGGGGGTGCAACTAAGGCATAGTGGAATCAACGAGATCCCTACCGATCTGAGAGAAATTTTAAGGCTTGTCGGAGATGCTTTCCTCAATGTCTGAATTGTGGAAGAGATCCATTCATCCTTCTTCTCACTATTTTCTATCTCCTAGAAAAGTGGAAGTAAATCAGGGTAAGAAACTGGCAAAATCAATGTTTCCATACCAAGGGGCAAAAATAGATCAGATATCCCATGTCAACTTACAAGGGAACCTATAATGTCTTCAACTGTTCTTCGGGAAAAGCACTTATTAATGATGTTCAACCTGCAGAAGTAGAGATGAAAAAGAGTGGCTTAGCCAAATGCAAAATTTCTTAGATTTTTAGAATACCGTTGACAAAGATCCTTAGCAAAAACGTAAAATGGTATTTAAGAGTAATATAAAATTTCAAGTCAATAACTCAGAATAAAAACTTCATCATATGatgtttaaaacaaaaacaacatagTCGGTATTTACATTTTGTGCTCATATAGTAGAGAAACAGTCATGTTTAGCAACAACAAAAAGATGTGTTGCAGACTACAAATGGAAAAtggaaaaataaatacaaacatCTCTTTCCAATGTATTTACAAAACTTAACACTTCTAGGTAGTGCTTACACATTAAGGACACTTTTAGTCGAGGGTAAAGCACATAATACTAACAACTTGTCATTCAAGTCCCGcaccaaaataaataacaatataatAAGTCTGACAAATGATTATTTTATATCTGAGTTGAATCTTTCGGAAGTGGAGTTAACTTCCCCAGTACAAAAACATATCCCAGAGCTAAAGACTTGAAACTCTTACCTGTAGTAAACACTATTCTTTTTCAATTGTGGTACATTCGAAAATTGACTTATAGTAGAAGAGATGACAGCTGGATCACTAGAATCTGCTTGGCACAATGCATCTTCTAGCAATGATAATCTCTGTCCAACAATAGAAGATAAATCAAAATAACAATGATTTTCAGCAACATATGAAAGGCGTACTCAGAATTGGTTGAGTTAGCCTGAAGCAGACCGTGAAATTGCATAACAGGTTCCTACTGGAAGCATGTGACTCATGTATACTACCAGGAAAGTTCTAGAGTGCCTCATTGATTGATAAACTCCGTGAGTTGATcgacattttttttaaagaagcatTTAGAGCACATGCAATGCATGtacataattaattatatttgcataattataattaaaaataataaattacttACTGATATAATAATTGGGGGAAAACATTTATTCCAATAGTTTCAATTTTTATTGTAAgttatgaaaattatttttgtggtCGATTAATTTGAAGATGTTACAACAATAAACGTGCAATGAACttctatttataaaaatatctcTTTGTATAATATTGtttcaaatataaatcaaaataaattttgagcAGATTTGAATGTTGCAAAATAAATCGTATGCTCCGGCTTCTATTCATATATAAAGAAGATATGTCAAGCTTACTTATTATAAGTGAAACATTTTACAAGACATCTAATGAATCAGACACTCCAAACTTAATCCTATTAAGAAATAAATGCTATCAAGACATTTCATTTTGTagaagaaaaatatttcttgaaGAAAAGATCCTGAACACATTTCACAATTTCATTTGTCCTAGTTTATGTGGCATCGATCTGAGCTTACGAAAACGGTAGCGCAAAGCAAATAATGCTGGTTGCTGGAGATGAGAAAATACCACTGATGGGACAAAGTGAGTTGCTAAACCACAAGCAAGCATCTCAGCACCATCCAGCCTCGCACCTGTCAGACCAACATATTCTCCTGCAGAAAAGGGATCGCTATGTTATATGAAACGAACAAAGATTCTGTTTTCCCAATACACTAAGCCTaccaatatcataaaaacagaataaaatcaaaatatcttTTTCAAGATGGCGTCCAGAAATATGTGTAAGTCGTAACAACTAGATACGTAAATATACCCAAAAAGTAATCATACTTCCAAGCACTTATTCACATGTACGTTATTGATGAAATGTATCCACCATGTGAACATCAAACGTAACATGTGAAAAGTCATGGAACCAATGATATTTTGAAGTCCTTGTGGCATGTTAACAGTTCTTTGTCAGGGAATCCCAAGACGCCAACAAGTAATGCTAATAGCAgttaacaaaaatatttaacacaAATATGACAAGTATTACATTCAGATGTTGGTTGTTCATAAAAGTCTAGGTAATTAACTAGTTCAATTTTGGGTACAGGGTAAGTTTGATACAGGGGCACAGGCCACAGGGGTTGAGCAGAAACTCTCCAAAAGTGGACTAGCATTGATAATCCATCCACCTTGCCTTGTATAGCATAGGGATAATTTCATCCTAAGCAAGTTTAATTTCAAAAAGAGGAAGTGTCACCACACAAGAAAATTGTTGTGTCATCAGTGGCGTTCTTCTATATTTCTTTTATTTGCAGGAAAGACACATTTTCTTGAATCCAACTCATCGATTCTAAATCTTTCGTTTTAGGTACGTTGTGTAGCTTCTCATTTAGCGAACCAGTTTGTGTCGAATAACCAATCACATGATGATGCTTTCTAAGCTTAAATCGGGAACCGAAGAAAATCTAACAGTAGGTAGAAGGTAAGCCACATCTACTTTGATAATATTCTCCACATGTGGAAGAAAGACTTGGTATATCTACGTCAAAACAAGGCATCTGAAAAAGCAAAGGAGCATAACAGAATTTACCAAAGAAACCAGGGAGTCTTGACAAATAGTAAGAGGAGCCTACGTCAGGGAAGAGTCCCAATGCTGTTTCAGGCATAGCAAAAAGCTGCAAGAAGGTTAATTCATAAAGGATAACCTTAGACAAAGAGAAACGATAAATTTGATGATGAGGTAATATAGCTATAAAACATTATCGTGCAACACAGTTCTCAATCAGTGCATACCAATTTTTCAGATTCCTGAAGTTCGGTACGTAAACAAATATAAATACAATCTGGCATACacaaaataaatacaataaagTAAAGGTAACAGGAAAGGTTGAACCTTGAAGTTAATTCATTATTTATCTCCGAAGACTagccataaaaaaatatttcagaaattttaattattaagccACAGATTAGCCAATTTCTTggtaaaaaaaacaaacaacacATGCCAACAGAAGTGGTTGAAAATTATGAAGATAGAACATTTCATGAATTCATGGAAATAATAGATAAATACCGAATTCTCTGTAGCCACGCGAAATCTACCATGTACAGAAGCACCTGCTCCTCCCCCCATGACAATACCATTGAGAATTGAAACCTTCAAATACATTTGCAGAATAAACAATAAGGACTACTGAAATGACAACTACAAGCATCTTACTATCCACAAAGAATTAACTGAAAATTACTTAAGACTTGGAAATCTTTCTCTACATTAGCACCTGGGGTTTAGTGTATGTAGCCATCACATAGTTCAAAGTAAATTCCTTTCTGAAATAACTTGCACCAGACCTCCAATTACCTGATGATACATAAATATTAAGAGTCAACAATCATACAATTGAGTCTTAACATACTGCTAAGTAGAGCGCTGACAGGTGAGTTCAACAACCTGAAATGGCTAATCAGAACAAAAGGAATTTAATATAAACTATTAGGAAATAAAAGCTTCTGGATTAATTTGCTGATTAACTTCAAATGCAGACTCAACATATATCTGGAGCCAAGTAAAATCACTATAAAAATATTCTTGCACTGCATTATACTAGAAAACCTCAAATTGAACGATTACAACCTGAGGTCATAACTGATTCGACTCATACCTTGAGTGATATCACGAACAACCGCTGCAACATCACCTCCAGCACAAAATGCTCTCCCTTTTcccttttattaaatattagAGAGAAGCACGTGTAAACATACATAACTTGAACAATATATTGTCAGTTCCATCCTATATATTATTGCTGCCACTCTAGGGTTCAACTATCATCTCATTGTATGTCATAGCCCACAAAgtgcaaaaataatattttctaaaGTTTTTGTCTGCAGAAGTTAACAAACACAAAACCGACCAAATTTGATACTCACATAAGTCAGCATACTTAATGATGTGTCGACTACTCCTTCTATATGATCATACGTAAACCTACTAAAAAATAGGCCACCACTAGTAGATCAAACTAAAGTGGCAGAGAGAGACCTGAATTTTCAGATTTACTATAACTCATAGTGAAGTGAACTGTTACAGGAAAGACGACCAaccgaagaagaaaaagaaagctAGCATCTGCCTGCAGACAAGCAGAAAACCAATGGAGACACCACAAGCTTCTGATACAAGTATAGGAAGCAGGATGCACCAAATCTATGGAGCCCAAATGTGTAAATACCTCTGATTTCACCAGGCCACAAACTAATAGTCATAAACGCAGAAAACAATGTAACAGAATATGAATAGCTGATAGATAATTACCTTCAAGATTAATAATTTAACCGTGAAATCTTCCCTGCAAGCGATGAAAAGCTCCAGCAAACGGGACACCTAGATTGAGAATGACAAAACATTACAGGAAAAAGATCGAACATATTCTGAACAAAGACAATGCTGGCTGGCACACATATATTCTTCCAGTTACAGAACACGTTCCATCCCAAGAAGTATACAATTTGATTTGGTGGATGTAAATTAACATTataaaaagaaaacacaaaCAGCAGAGACATAAGGCTCCCCAAACTGAATCTGATATTCCTAAATCTGGGGGAAACGAGCATATTCTTCAAAATTATTTCAATTTCCGAAACACTTGAAAATTTCACAGAGCAGATAATGAGTCGCTTAAGTCATACCATTTCGAAGGAAAGTGCATTGAGTTGCTTCGGTCTGTTCAGCGTGAAAATTCTCACAGAAAACTTCTCTTCCGTCAAAACCTGCCgagaaaatcataaataaaaagaaTGCCTCAATAAAAGGACCTAATCAATTGGGTAAAAGAAAATCAAGCGAAATACGTTAAATTATATGGACCTGATCAGTTTCTCCGTTGGTAGAAGAGTTTGAAGCCATGTTGTTCTGGAACCTCCTTGCTTTGATTTGCGTGAGCAAGCAGTGGAAAGGCCAAAACAAGATGAAAGTGTTGAAATGGCTACAAATGAAAAAAGGAATATATATAAGCTACAGCCACGTTAAGGTACAACTTAAGTAGCTAAACGTACAAAGGAATTCATTCTCTTGAATCAgggattattaattttaattgatattttaaatatcGTATACTTGAGTCAGCTTAATGGATCATAAATTAATCATCAATAATCTAATTGTACTGAAACACACCGGAGTCTGAAACGGCCAAATCTCAAACACTCAACTTGATCGCAGGGTGAATCACTCATCTGGGTTTTTCCAAAACCTTGGGAAAAATGGAATCTTCAGTCGTCTTGGGCGAGAGAGAATGGTTGGCATGCTGTGGAAGCGTCAGATTTGCCAAAGAAATGGCGTCTGCCGGGCCCTTTTCCAGTTATCAAGAAGCCGTCGGTGCCGCCAGTGATATGTGGTTCAATAAAGTCTCTTTCTTTAACACCCTATCAGTTTTTTTAATCATGTGACAGGTGTTCGAAAGTGTAGTAATGTTGATTTTGATagaataaaaattttgtttttgttcgcGTCGATTAGGTGGATGTAAATGGATGGCTGGAAGCTTTTTCTGCACATCCTCAGATTGGTGAAAGCCCGTCGAAGACCCACAAAAGTCCCACCAGCGCTCAGTTTAGTTTTCTCGTTCTCTGTTTCTTTAGACTGTAACGAGTTACTACCATTTAGTTTTCTCGTCTTTTTTGTGTGGTAGAGTTAGAAAATTGCACTGAGACATGACGGTTTATGTCATTTGTAAATCATTTAAGAAATTTAACCGCTTGGTGGATGAGCCCTCCAAAAGTTCAATTGTGAACTATATTTGTTTCATCATTCGAACCATGCCGATCTTTATAGTGGTGATGATTTGTTTTGTTGTCTCCAATGGTAGTGTGGACTGTGGACCGTGGAACATGGAGTCGTTTTATAAGCAGCGAATTTTTATACGGCTTAGTCAGTTATTCTCGCAGTTCAGCTAAGATTCGGACCACCATTTCTCTGAAAGCATGGTTCTTGCTTCACTTGTCATTCACCGTTTTAATTTGTGTCAAGATGGTATAACAATCAAAAGTTATGGAACGATAACTAATTACCGCCACAGGTGGAGCAAGGGAGAACAGTCGACTGCTTTAGCTACTGCCACTGACTCCACCTTGCAGGTATATGCAAGTTGATCATTCAGCTCGTCATTTTTCATCTGAGATCAGCATGTTTTTGTAAAGCTGAAATTATAGGGCTTTTATTTTGAATGTGGAACATATTGGTCCTTGACAACCCGGTTTTTTATGCAAATGGTGAGAAGTGTGGTTTTTGGATTTAACTTCCATGTTCAAATGGTGAAGAAGTTCATGTTTACATTTGATGATAGTTTTCCTTTGCATGTACGGTGTATGCTTGTTTCACAATCAAGCGGGCCATTCTTTTTGTCACTTTATTTTGTAGGAGCTATGTGAGTGGAATGCTCGCTATAGGCAGAAGTTTGGGTTTGTGTTTCTGATATTTGCATCTGGAAGAAGTACCCCGGAGATACTGGCAGAGATTAAGGTAATCTTTGAGCTGCTGAATGCTCTTCCTAGTGACTTCGTTTCTGACAAAAATTGACTGCGCTTTTATGCAGTTTTTTAGAAATCCAACTCCTAGTTAGACAACCCTGTGCAGTCCAACAATATTTAGTCTGTCCAGTGATTTAAAGTTGGTATATAAAATATAGGATATTTTGATTCGGAGGCTATAGTAAAATAGCTAAATCGACCAATTAGGAAAAAATATGAGTGAACTACTATAGAATTCCTCAGATGAAATGCCATTGCCCTATATTTACTATTTTGTTGTTGAAAATGGTGGATCCAAATAACTGTTTTGGGATCCAAAGGCCATACTCTGATCTGTCATGTGAGTTTCCGGAGATGAGGTAACGGGTCTGTAGTTGAGTCTTGGCATCATTCTATGATAAACTGCCTCAAAGGACAAGATAATGGGCCAGTTCTTTATGAATACTCTTTTTCACAGAGACGCTATCAGAACAGACCAATAGTCGAACTTGAGCTTGCAGCCAAGGAACAAATGAAGATAACAGAACTACGTCTTTCTAAGCTATTTTCAGCTAATGCAACTGCTCCTTCCACAACCAACACTCATTATGCTTCAGATGTGGCAAAAGTTGAAGGTTTCTTGTGTGGTTTCTGTTTGTTCATGTTCTAAATTATTCCTTGTTTTCCAGAATATGGACTTAACagaattttgaagaaataaaagtTGTTTTCTATGCAAGTGCGCAAAACTAAATACAAGTGTTTTATGCAGCAGGGGTCCTGTGGTAGAATGTCCCCGGGAATCCCCTTGTAAAACCATTCTAAGGACTTTTTTTGCCAAAACTAAAAAGCGTTGTGAAATGATGGTTTTAGTTTTCAAGGTCATGGCTGTGAGAATCTCCTGATACCAATCTTTCGTAGCATTGACAATCTCTGTTAAACTTTAGAAGATCGAGTGAGCCGTATCAGTGGACATTTGGGGACTGCAAAGGAAACTCCCGCTGAGAAAGCTGCTGAAACGTTTACAAGGACACGCCCACCTATCACGACCCACGTTCTTGACATAGCTCGTGGTTCTCCAGCTGCTGGTATTGAAGTCCTTCTCGAGGCGTGGgacaacaacaatcaatcccgGCCATTATTTGGTCAAATGGATTCAAGTCATAATTGGAAGCTCCAAGGTTCTTCAACAACAGATAAAGATGGAAGAAGCGGTCAGCTGATGAAAATGGTTGACATCTTGAAGCCTGGCATATACCGAATCAGTTTCAATACTGGGAAGTATAATCCGACAGGCTTCTTCCCATATGTCTCCATCGTTTTTGAAGTCAGGGATTCGCAAAAGTTGGAGCATTTTCATGTCCCGCTGTTGCTTTCTCCATTTTCATTCAGTACTTACCGTGGGAGCTAGTTGCCAGACTGTTGCTTACAAATGAAAGTTGAAGGTTGAAGAATGGTCGCTCTCTTTTCCTGCAGTTAATCTATTTATGCCAAGGATGTAATAATAATTTCTGTCCAGGATGAAACCGTGTGGTGTGACTGATATCTGTAAATTTTCAGTAATTATTTTGAAATGAAAAATTAATCCTTTTTCATTTTGGTGGAAAATCTTTGTTTCCCCCAAATCCCAATCACTAAAATCATATTAGTTCCAAACTATCACTATATTGTCCTCTTTTTTTTTCACACAGATAAAGAAAAAGTTATtgaaaaagtaaattttatatagactttctattttattcttatttaatatattaaaaaataattgcacaattttcaagatgtagttaataggggtatattagtaaagaaatgtaaaaaaatattactaaatatgatatataactatatatttgggataaacaaaaaaaaaacgtggACAATATAATTGGGACGGGGGAGtgtcttattttagttttaattatatACGATATATGTCATTTATAAAGAATTTAATTATCACCATAATGACGTCACATTATATATCTCCAATTATTTTAGAGATGTatgaagaaattttaatttttaaaataaaaagatatattaaaatatttttgagaaaaatgaCACCATATTAAATTAAAGATACGGAGTGCTACAAAATGTAATAATGATACAAAGTATATTTAGGATATTTGTACTGAAAAAAGACATAAATCTATAATCTTGTTTATTAGTTGGGAAAACACATTGActacatttttcattttttaataataaaa
Proteins encoded:
- the LOC140880406 gene encoding uric acid degradation bifunctional protein TTL isoform X1, with the protein product MESSVVLGEREWLACCGSVRFAKEMASAGPFSSYQEAVGAASDMWFNKVDVNGWLEAFSAHPQIGESPSKTHKSPTSAQWSKGEQSTALATATDSTLQELCEWNARYRQKFGFVFLIFASGRSTPEILAEIKRRYQNRPIVELELAAKEQMKITELRLSKLFSANATAPSTTNTHYASDVAKVEEDRVSRISGHLGTAKETPAEKAAETFTRTRPPITTHVLDIARGSPAAGIEVLLEAWDNNNQSRPLFGQMDSSHNWKLQGSSTTDKDGRSGQLMKMVDILKPGIYRISFNTGKYNPTGFFPYVSIVFEVRDSQKLEHFHVPLLLSPFSFSTYRGS
- the LOC140880405 gene encoding 3-hydroxyisobutyryl-CoA hydrolase 1-like — its product is MSDSPCDQVECLRFGRFRLRHFNTFILFWPFHCLLTQIKARRFQNNMASNSSTNGETDQVLTEEKFSVRIFTLNRPKQLNALSFEMVSRLLELFIACREDFTVKLLILKGKGRAFCAGGDVAAVVRDITQGNWRSGASYFRKEFTLNYVMATYTKPQVSILNGIVMGGGAGASVHGRFRVATENSLFAMPETALGLFPDVGSSYYLSRLPGFFGEYVGLTGARLDGAEMLACGLATHFVPSVRLSLLEDALCQADSSDPAVISSTISQFSNVPQLKKNSVYYRLNIINKCFSRRTVEDIIGSLEIENSEKKDEWISSTIQTLRKASPTSLKISLRSIRQGRLQGVGKCLIREFRMVCHVLRGEISKDFVEGCRAILLDKDRNPKWNPAKIEDVSKEMVDRYFSKLDENDWEDLELPVRSNLTVHAIAKL
- the LOC140880406 gene encoding uric acid degradation bifunctional protein TTL isoform X2 codes for the protein MESSVVLGEREWLACCGSVRFAKEMASAGPFSSYQEAVGAASDMWFNKVDVNGWLEAFSAHPQIGESPSKTHKSPTSAQWSKGEQSTALATATDSTLQELCEWNARYRQKFGFVFLIFASGRSTPEILAEIKRRYQNRPIVELELAAKEQMKITELRLSKLFSANATAPSTTNTHYASDVAKVEDRVSRISGHLGTAKETPAEKAAETFTRTRPPITTHVLDIARGSPAAGIEVLLEAWDNNNQSRPLFGQMDSSHNWKLQGSSTTDKDGRSGQLMKMVDILKPGIYRISFNTGKYNPTGFFPYVSIVFEVRDSQKLEHFHVPLLLSPFSFSTYRGS
- the LOC140880406 gene encoding uric acid degradation bifunctional protein TTL isoform X3; translated protein: MDGWKLFLHILRLVKARRRPTKVPPALMWTVDRGTWSRFISSEFLYGLVSYSRSSAKIRTTISLKAWWSKGEQSTALATATDSTLQELCEWNARYRQKFGFVFLIFASGRSTPEILAEIKRRYQNRPIVELELAAKEQMKITELRLSKLFSANATAPSTTNTHYASDVAKVEEDRVSRISGHLGTAKETPAEKAAETFTRTRPPITTHVLDIARGSPAAGIEVLLEAWDNNNQSRPLFGQMDSSHNWKLQGSSTTDKDGRSGQLMKMVDILKPGIYRISFNTGKYNPTGFFPYVSIVFEVRDSQKLEHFHVPLLLSPFSFSTYRGS